Within the Oncorhynchus kisutch isolate 150728-3 linkage group LG13, Okis_V2, whole genome shotgun sequence genome, the region tgagactggtgttaggactgtgttgaggctggtgttaggactgtgttgTTATATTAAAGGTATGTGTGTTCAGAGCTGAAGCATTCTAATAGTAACTCATATAACTTGTATGATTGGTTCCTCTGGGTTCCAGGCAGCCCAGTCGGACATCTGATGGTGCATGATGCTGATGATGACAACACACCCAACGCACTGCTCTCCTATTCGTTGGTGACCCAAACCCCTTCCTCCGTCTTTACCATCGATGGCATCAGCGGCCGCATCCAGGCCAAGCAGATGCTCCAACGCAGAGATGCAACAGAGTACCACCTCACTGTCAGAGTAAACGACCCAggtagatgcacacacacacttgaccttTGTCTAAAAGTTTGAACAGCACAGACACGTGTTTGCTTCAATGGGCCCTCACATACTGTTGTGTGTCTTCGTCAGGTTTCAGCACAGAATGTAAGGTCCTCATCAAGGTTATCGACATCAACAATGAGCTGCCCATCTTCGAGATGAATGATGTGAGACATACCTGAGACACACACCTGAGTTTCATAGATGCTTTAGTTAGTATGGGTTGTTGACCTGTGACCtttaatactctctctctctctttctctctttctctctctctctctctttgtctctctttctcgctcactttatcactccctctctctgtctctctctctccctccctctccctctctctccctctctctctctgtccctctgtctctctctgtctctctctctctctgtctctttctgtctgtctctctctccgtctctctatctctgtatctctctgtctctctctgtctctctctgtatctctctctctctctctccctgtctctctctgtctctctctctgtctctctctgtctctctgtctctctctgtctctctgtttctctctctctctgtctcgctctctctctcgctccctctctgtttctctgtttctctgtttctctctccctctgtctctctctgtctctcgctgtctctctccctctctctctgtctctctgtagtatggTAGTCACAACCTGTCTGAAGACACAGCTCTAGGCCACACCCTCCTGACAGTGAAAGCCACAGACGCTGATGACCCTGGAACAGGAAGCTCCCGCATCGAGTTCCACATAACCGCTGGCAACGAAGATGGAGTTTTCGCCATGGAGACAGACGACAATGGGGAGGGCAGGCTTGTTGTTGCTAAGGTAACTTCATACTGGAAGACACCTACGAAAGGTCAGATTTTGATAGGTGATGATAAAGAtgataagctgatcctagatctatgGTTGTATTGATTATTAAAGGAAACGTCCACCAGCAGGCTGAAACAAACCCACAAAAACGCTTCCATTTTGGTCCAGAATGCTCacagacctctctctccctcccccttcctctccccctctctttcccttcctccaccctcccttcctctccctactctcccttcctccccctcccttcctctcccctctcccctcccttcctccccctctctctcccttcctcccccctcccttcctccccctctctctcccttcctccccctctctctcccttcctcccccctcgaTCTCCCTTcgtcccccttctctcttcctccctcccctctctccctccttcccccctctttctccagcCTCTGAACTATGAGACTGCTTCCTCCTATAAGCTACAGATTGATGCTCGTAACCCAGAGCCGCTGGTGAGCGGTTTCGAGTACGGCGCTGAGTCGTCCGCCGTGGTCTCGGTGGCGATCAGTGACGTTGATGAGGCTCCAGTGTTTGACATGGACATTCTGGATGTCACGGTGCCAGAGGACACCAAGGAGGGAGCTACGCTGCTCAAAATAGACGCCAAGGACCCAGAGGGAAAAGAGATACTGTAATCACATTATGAGAGGGactgatgttgtgtgtgtgttatggctcTGATAGTGTATATTTTGTgctctaactgtgtgtgtattgtaggtTCAAGATGGAGGGAGACACTAAGGGTTGGTTGGAGATTGATCCTGCTACTGGAGAGATAAAGATAAAGAATAAAGCTGtgctggacagagagacggtGGAGGCCTTCCACTTTACTGTTGTCGCCTTCGAGAAAGGTGACGAACACAGATATGTATATTTCGGATACTTTTTTGACCCACACACTGACAGTTTGAGTCCAGGTTAACGAATATCCATAATGAATAATATCTCTCCACCCCCAGCTAATCCAGAGCTGTCCTCAGAGCGCGAGGTGTCTGTGAGGCTGCTGGATGTGAATGACAATGTCCCCAAGCTGACAGAGAACCAGGCCTTCATCTGTGTGAAGAAGCCCCAGCCTATAGTCCTGACGGCCCTGGACGCGGACGCAGACCCCTTCGGAGCACCTTTCACATTCAGCCTGGCCCAGGGCAAGAAGTCCCCCAACTGGGACCTAAGCGCTGTGGACGGTACACATTTGTTAGACAAGACTACATCTCCTAGAGATCCTGTCTATTAATGTGCTCCCGTGCTGATGTGGGATTGTGTCTCTTCCCTTGGTTTCCTGTAGGTACATCTGCTAAACTGACCCTGAAGAAATCTCCCAGCGAGGACAAAACCTTCCTAATCCCCATCAACATCAAAGACAACGCTGGCATGGGCATCTCACAGAAGTTTGAGGGTGAGTGGTTACAGCCAGCTGTGTGTGATAGCACCCATCACACACAAGACCATGTAGCTGTGAGTgggtgtctgatgtgtgtgttctCCCTACAGTGCGAGTGTGTAACTGCACAGAGCTAGGATACTGTTTCACCGAGCCGGGCGTTCATGCAGGGGTGTTAGGAATGCCCACCACCATCGGAATCCTGGCTGGAACTGTCGGATTCATCGGTGAGTAACAGGCGCTGTTGTTCACTGGTGTTGTTGCTATGCACTGCACTTTAAGGGAAGAAGGCGGAGTGGTACAATCGAGGGACTAAGACCTAACTGTAGCATAAAACATGGTATTGTTGTTGAGAGTTTTTCTTGTTCTTTTTGACTAATCTCTCATGGACAGACTAATCGAGTATCTAACGCAATTATGCaggattttagttctgggtttccGATAATATGTTTTGACTGTTATTGACGGGTGATGTCACTTCCTCCCTAGCCCTGGTCCTGATCATCGCTTTCCATCGTATAAAGAAGGACAACCAGAAGAAAGCCTTGCTGGGAGAAACGGACGCCATTCTCTAGAAACACATGAGATAGCATGTGTTTGTTTAATTGTTATATTTCTGAAGAACAGATCTACTTTGATTGGTTGTATGCACATGTTATAAATACTACCTGGTTTCGTCATAATCATGCGCTCATGCAGCTCAATAACTTATTTCCCTTTTGTCTGTATTTAGAATTTAGACTGTCCATTCTCAGCTAGTGTGTCTTGACTGGCTGTGCACTGTGTGTGATGGTTCAAACACCCCATTTCAAGCTGCTTGCTGTAATTGTGTAGACTGTTGCTCAGAGACTTTAGTTCACCGTTTGCCTCTGACTGTTGTTTGTGGTTGATACTGTCTTTATACTGATACTCCATGATGTTTTTTTGATGAGGCCTGATATTAGTGAAGATGCTAGCTAGCCGAGGGTTAAATTAGGACGGTTCCACCACTTTAGAATGGGAGAAAGACTGCCTACAGTAAAGAGTAGAAATGACCATGGAAAAACAACCGATGTTGGAGACAGTTCCAACACCTAAACATCCCTCAGTTTAACCCTTAGTGTTTGACAAGCCCAGTGTAAATGAGTGCCTGGTGAATGTCTGAGTGTGtaccaaggttattatagttttgtgATTTTCTATTCCATTTTTATTTCTATTCGTttttcaaatttaaaaaaaaattcagtTTAGTTTCCATTCGGTTTTAGACTTGATTTACTAGTTTTAATTCTGTTTCAGTACGATAAAAaactgtcttttggatgggatgttaaacggatgtcctgactctctgtggtcattaaaAAGCCCATTACTTATAAGAGTAAGGGTGTTAACCCTGATGTCATGACAATCTACAATGTAAAGCCATTGGAGTACCTCAGTTGGTAGAAAAGTGATATATAAAGCCAATAAAGGATTATTAGCTTCTGACACTACAATACATTTGCTTTTGTCCTTTCCAGCAAT harbors:
- the LOC109885133 gene encoding cadherin-17-like encodes the protein MVHPTMHLLLLSLLIATAAGKGLEKGPLENKVLDVPEGTPVPYALYQFQASHLEVDGFRLTGETEGKISISEDGWLYLEQTLDWAHTQTHTLELEALVGSEPVEGPVIITINVLDVNNHAPSFNQTDYIGIVKERTPAGVAFARVFATDLDDPESPNAHLSYTLVSQIPNRDNTLFFQINSNTGEISATAEGERLLKARESVIHSRGGDFSDSLKKRFDDYCTPTGDIPYELNPFYSCVQRAESRRLNPLEDPDFMLIVRVEDMGGESVNALNGNARVKIVVQENLWVNPGPINLREQLKGIYPMPIGKVQSNDPSAFYRLVQKERELTFPFNVTEEGAILLTEELDREDKAMYILVVFAEDSYGNQVDPPLEVQVVVDDVNDNAPICEEELSVFEVQENEPTGSPVGHLMVHDADDDNTPNALLSYSLVTQTPSSVFTIDGISGRIQAKQMLQRRDATEYHLTVRVNDPGFSTECKVLIKVIDINNELPIFEMNDYGSHNLSEDTALGHTLLTVKATDADDPGTGSSRIEFHITAGNEDGVFAMETDDNGEGRLVVAKPLNYETASSYKLQIDARNPEPLVSGFEYGAESSAVVSVAISDVDEAPVFDMDILDVTVPEDTKEGATLLKIDAKDPEGKEILFKMEGDTKGWLEIDPATGEIKIKNKAVLDRETVEAFHFTVVAFEKANPELSSEREVSVRLLDVNDNVPKLTENQAFICVKKPQPIVLTALDADADPFGAPFTFSLAQGKKSPNWDLSAVDGTSAKLTLKKSPSEDKTFLIPINIKDNAGMGISQKFEVRVCNCTELGYCFTEPGVHAGVLGMPTTIGILAGTVGFIALVLIIAFHRIKKDNQKKALLGETDAIL